In Macaca nemestrina isolate mMacNem1 chromosome 9, mMacNem.hap1, whole genome shotgun sequence, a single genomic region encodes these proteins:
- the LOC105479961 gene encoding lysozyme-like protein 1 isoform X1, whose translation MKAAGILTLIGCLVTGAESKIYTRCKLAKIFSRAGLDNYWGFSLGNWICMAYYESGYNTTAQRVLDDGSIDYGIFQINSFTWCRHGKLQENNHCHVACSALITDDLTDAIICARKIVKETQGMNYWQGWKKHCEGRDLSDWKKGCEVS comes from the exons ATGAAGGCTGCGGGTATTCTGACCCTGATTGGCTGCCTGGTCACAGGCGCGGAGTCCAAAATCTACACGCGCTGCAAACTGGCAAAAATATTCTCAAGGGCTGGCCTGGACAACTACTGGGGCTTCAGCCTTGGAAACT GGATCTGCATGGCATATTACGAGAGTGGCTACAACACCACGGCCCAGAGGGTCCTGGATGACGGCAGCATCGACTACGGCATCTTCCAGATCAACAGCTTCACGTGGTGCAGACATGGAAAGCTGCAGGAGAACAACCACTGCCACGTCGCTTGCTCAG CCTTGATCACTGATGACCTCACAGATGCAATTATCTGTGCCAGGAAAATTGTTAAAGAGACACAGGGAATGAACTATTG GCAAGGCTGGAAGAAACACTGTGAGGGCAGAGACCTGTCTGACTGGAAAAAAGGCTGTGAGGTTTCCTAA
- the LOC105479961 gene encoding lysozyme-like protein 1 isoform X2, translated as MKAAGILTLIGCLVTGAESKIYTRCKLAKIFSRAGLDNYWGFSLGNWICMAYYESGYNTTAQRVLDDGSIDYGIFQINSFTWCRHGKLQENNHCHVACSEMNIEGVVAAGFHLGGRRMLRSDRDT; from the exons ATGAAGGCTGCGGGTATTCTGACCCTGATTGGCTGCCTGGTCACAGGCGCGGAGTCCAAAATCTACACGCGCTGCAAACTGGCAAAAATATTCTCAAGGGCTGGCCTGGACAACTACTGGGGCTTCAGCCTTGGAAACT GGATCTGCATGGCATATTACGAGAGTGGCTACAACACCACGGCCCAGAGGGTCCTGGATGACGGCAGCATCGACTACGGCATCTTCCAGATCAACAGCTTCACGTGGTGCAGACATGGAAAGCTGCAGGAGAACAACCACTGCCACGTCGCTTGCTCAG AGATGAACATCGAGGGCGTGGTGGCTGCTGGATTtcacttgggaggcaggaggatgctgAGGAGCGACAGAGATACTTAG